A stretch of Henckelia pumila isolate YLH828 chromosome 4, ASM3356847v2, whole genome shotgun sequence DNA encodes these proteins:
- the LOC140867174 gene encoding nudix hydrolase 26, chloroplastic-like: protein MENPPQDYRRNVGICLINLSRKIFAASRLDIPDAWQMPQGGIDKNEDPRTAVMRELREETRVTSADIVAEVPYWLTYDFPPEVREKLKQQWGSDWKGQAQKWFLLKFIGHDEEINLSGDGTEKAEFGEWSWLSPQQIVDLAVDFKNPMCQEVLTVFSPYLE from the exons ATGGAAAACCCACCTCAAGATTACCGAAGAAATGTCGGGATTTGTCTCATCAACCTATCTAGAAAG ATTTTTGCTGCTTCCAGGCTTGATATACCAGATGCTTGGCAGATGCCTCAG GGAGGAATTGATAAAAATGAGGATCCTAGGACTGCCGTCATGAGGGAGTTGAGAGAAGAAACTAGAGTTACCTCTGCTGATATTGTGGCTGAG GTGCCGTATTGGTTAACGTATGATTTCCCTCCAGAAGTCAGGGAAAAACTTAAGCAGCAATGGGGTTCAGACTGGAAAGGTCAAGCACAGAAAT GGTTTCTTTTAAAATTTATCGGACATGATGAAGAGATCAATCTTTCAGGTGATGGGACTGAGAAGGCCGAGTTTGGTGAATGGTCATGGTTGTCGCCGCAACAAATTGTTGATCTC GCAGTGGATTTCAAGAATCCAATGTGCCAAGAAGTTTTGACAGTTTTCTCTCCATATCTTGAGTAG